A segment of the Populus nigra chromosome 12, ddPopNigr1.1, whole genome shotgun sequence genome:
TTTGTTGTCGagaatcaataatttatttcaagGTTTTATTTCTCCTCTTTTGGTGTAaataaattgactttaaaaagcTTTATAGAGTTTCAATAATACCATTTTATTTAGTTGTACTTTTAAATTAGATAAACTAAGGTGAAGAAAAGTTTAAAAGTCTGtcaaaaaactatctaaaaacCCTATTTCTTAAAACCCTTTTTATAAAGGATTTTggaacaaaaaatgataaaaaaaattaatttcagtaATTATCATAATCAATTCCTTTTGTTATCAGTCTTAATTACACGTTATAAACTAGaattaaacatgaaaattttGGCTTTAAATCtaacattttatttgaataaaaactgtTTATGCTGAAGAAATTGTTCAGAATTTTTATTCATGAATTAGAAAAACTAATGGCCgacaaaaataaaaccaaaatcttTATAAGCCAAAAATTTATAAACCCAAATTCagtctaaaaaataaacttgcaaaatataattatttatgattcaaaaacttattttatagcATATACAAACCCAAGTTAAGCCTAGTTATGGCCTTAGCACATACTAGTAGTTTAAATTCAAAGATCACTTTACTTaaacactcttttttttaaaagatttggtGCTCTTGgggtttaattttaatttttcatctttttactatataaactaaaagaaaatcttttaattttttatgtgggataaaagtttttaggtttttcaaACATGtcaaataagaattttttaaaattaattttttattcactcataatttgtttgtaccatattgatattttattgtaaagagcttttattgaaaaataaatttcaataaaattttatgctATTTACTGCAAGCTAAGTTTTCGTTTTCGTTTtatgctttttaatttaatggatCTGATAAATAACAGAAGAATACTTTTCCATTCACAGAAATATGTTATATGATAAATCCTATTTTTGTTCAAAACTAGAGTTATTATGAGACGTTGGATCGATTTGGAAATTGTTCTTAACATTTATAAAATGAGCTTTGGTATAAAGGTACAGTTTTTCATCTACCATAAATAAAATGTGATCAAAttaggaattttattttattttttacgatTAGTATAATTATATGAAATGTTCCTGGCCATCAATTAACAATCTAAGGGTTAGGATTTaactaaaatgaaatattatgtTAGCATTTACTTGAGGGGAATATTTAAAtcctatttaatattagatttaagatagacatatatatagtaataaatAATCCATTAGTttcaaatgattattttttttaaaaaattattgagtgcATATTATAAaagcactatttttttttaaaaaaaaaacttattatattGGCAATTACGAGAACATTAACTAGTtgcagaaatttttttttaatataaatatctgaaatagtttatatatttttttaattaattttataaattttaaaattaataactatataacactttaataatatCTACTTCCATAAACTTCCATTTAAAGTTTGACTTGGATGAATTtatctctcttgttttttcctctttacCAACCCTTCCTCCCTATTGGTTTTCACCAGCGGCAAACCCTTTTTTCCctcaccttcttcttctctctctctctctccgacAGCCCTTGatcaaatacttttttattagaTATGATGGTCTTTTAGTGtaagataaattaaatactttcaaatataaatcataataaaaattaataaaatatatacttcttgtcataatttattaattgttcagtaaattataaaaaagaaaacgtcTTCTAGtctatgttaatatttttaaattaggcTAGAGACCctcttcttaattttaattttgcattATCATTCATCTTACATATACTTATATAttctaaaactttaatttatcacttatagattttatttaaaaataatatataatgctAAATAGTATTAATTTAGAACATGGCATGGCTTATATGAGGCAATTTAAAGGATATTTCTTACTTTTAGCTTAAATAATgatgaatctatttttttttattaacatagataTCCAGGTTAGTTTGTGTGCACTTTAACTAATTTTACTGgtattgaaattaataaccatgtaCGCTTCCAGTAGTCATAAGGTTTGTAAGACTTGaactgatgattttttaaaaaaaaaacatagaaccTAACTACTTAAACTACACCTCTCAAgatttgaattagttttttttgttttgtttaagtGTTGTGCTGTcctcctttatttttgttttttatattttttttttaaattttattttgagaaattatgGAAAATGTTTGTACGACTGTTCATATCCAAATACTTCGTAGATGTACTAGCGATGCAAAATTATTTTGGGCCCAGTgacggttttgtttttttcttcattaattgtgATGACAAGTTATTTTTGAGCTCTCTATGAAAAAATCTCCAAAAggttaaagctaaaaaaaaaaaaactattttttactgcAGTTTTCAAAAAGATTTTCTTTCGACCACGgaccttttttctcttttattataaGCCAAACTAgcaagagaaaataaaacttcaaacttgtataaatttataattattttatactaaatctttaatttaattaaagaataagGTTTTAATgtcatattaaatttaataatttaatttataaacaaaattaagttttggtgagcagtttttaaattttttattgtttttgatttttattaaatatgaaaaatgatcATTAACACTACTCATTCTTACTTTCAATCCGTTTGTGATGTTGTAAACTAATTTGGGTTCTAGgatcttttaataaattcttttatacTCGAactaatttaactaaaaaattgcTTTAAACTTCTTGAAATTAACATCTTGAAATTTAgcaactttttttcaaaaaacttttaatagAGTACAACAACATAtactaataatttataaaaaaaaaaattttatcaacTCCAAAGAATGTAGCTCAATTGGTCAGATTTTGGATTTGCTCCGTAAAAGTCACTGGCTTAAGTATTACAAATTTCAGAGCTactagatatttatttaattgttaatttcaggatctatgagattaattaaaatactcgCAAGCTGATccaaacatctatattaataataataaaaaattatacatataaaaaatgctACGAGAGAGGCATCGAGATATTAATCGTCAATTATAACAATACAGGGCCTTTATGTAATTGCGTTAAAAAAGAAGCTATGGTCGATTTCTATATAAAGCCACCTGAGGAGCACCCAAATACCATCATTCCACAAAGCAGTTGCATATATCTAAAGTATTGTCACTTTACTTAACACTTGAGCTGCATAGAATGTCTACAGTCAATATGGCAGCACTGCTGTTGCTTGGGCTGCTGCTGGTTATGCCACAGCAGTCCATGCAAGCGAGTTTGATAGACCCCATTGCTGAAATCGAGAAAAGCAACTGCAGAATCGCACACCTTCGCTTGGGGCTTGTTTTTACCTCTGATGTCAACGAAAGGGCTCTGCAAGACTCTGGACTCTATAGCCCTGACAGTGAAGACTCTTCTGTTGACATTGCGGGCAGAAGGTTCCATAGCGGGACACTAAACGGTTCTTCTATTGTATATGTCAAGACGGGGAGTCATTCAGTAAGACTAACTATacctttgttaatttatttttaacgaaAGAAACTTGCATCTTTcgtgttttaaatatttttttatgacagGTAAATATGGCAACAACTTTGCAAATCCTTTTAGCTAGATTCAGCATTCACGGAGTCATCTATTTTGGGAATGCTGGAAGCTTGGATAAGAAAACAATGGTTCCAGGTGATGTTTCTGTGCCGCAGGCTGTTGCCTTCACAGGAGTTTGGAACTGGAAGGTGCGTAGGGCCTTTGCTATTATTTATggttttcatttctatttttgttttaaaagttgatttttttaattttttttaaagacgtACATCATATCTGACATAGTGACAGTGATGTGGTATAATATATAGCTAATAAGAAATAACAATGATAGATTATAATCTTGACAAATAACAAGAAtaatccataaaaataaaaataaaagttattacaTTGTATATCCGCAGTGGTGCTGGGACTAATTACTACTACATAATCAATTCTATATCATGCAGAAATTCGGATCGGAGAAAGGTAAACTGGTATTTGGAGATTTCAATTATCCAGAGAATGGAGAGAACTTGTTGGGGACTGTAGAGTATgagaaaattaacatgttcTCTCCAAGTGAAGCACCCAAGGAAGTTTTCTGGCTTCCCATCACCAAATCCTGGTATAATGCTGCCACTGAAGCGCTCAAGGTTTGTCAATCTCAGAATATTCAGCTGAATTAGCTGCAAGTTTCTTCTTCATTACCATTAAAACTATCGCTAAGCCTATAATGATTTTATTGAGACCATGAATATTGAGGGATATATGTATCTTTGAATTTTCAAGTGGATTAACTacaataataattgattattcATTGCAGGATATGAAGTTAAGAAAATGCTATTCTGATAAATGCCTGCCCGGAAAACCCAAAGTTGTCTTTGGATCTAAGAGTTCTACTTCTGATTTTTACGTTCGAAATAAGGCATACGGAGACTTCCTTAACGATAATTTTGATGCAAAAACTGCCGATACAGCAAGTGCTTCTGTAGCTTTGGTTAGTAAAAAAACCTCTATGAGCTCAAaagtttgtgtttcttcttcttcttcttcttcttcttgagaTGCCTTTTAGCTAGGAAGCTACGCATGATTAATTTGGTTAACGAATTTGTTCGTGTCCCAATTTGCAGACATCTCTGTCAAATGAAAAGCTCTTCGTGGTGTTCCAAGGTGTTTCAAATGTAGCTGGTGAAACAAGTTCAAACTCAGGAGTTAGCTATTTAGCCTCCTACAACGCCTTCCTTGCTGCCACCAAGTTCATTAATTCAATTCCTACGCCACGACTTGCTTGTGAGTGATGAGATGATGAATGTCCTCGATCGTGAGTCTTTTGAGTTGTATGATAAAGAAGGATGCCCTACTGTACTAGAATAAATTATATGTCATAAATGGCCTCCTAATTTAAATAAACTGGGGTGTATATCATCCACATGTACGTACGTACGTTCCttttttgatgaaatatatGGGCGTGCGCTTATGCTTGCAGTTTTTGTCATGCTAGCTCTAATTATATGTTACAAAAGGATGTCCAAAACAGTCAGTGTTTGTACCCGGCTAAGAAACAGCAAAGGGATAAAATGGCCAAAATGAAAGTTGGATTTTATTCAAAATGAAAGTACAACTACACCATAATTTTCATGACAAAATAGATTTTCATTTGTATATATTACAAATTGtaataataaagtttataaaattatttttaaaaaaattagaaaaatattgttttttaagttaaaatatttatactaaaaagatttcatattatatattgaaaaaatacaattttctccatttaattttcttaatagtTGTTTCATACCATCACCCTATGTACATACCCTACATCCTTGGAAAGTTGGAATCAAGAACCAAATATTCATCCTCTTAAACCTTGCTGGGTTACAACCCATAACATATGGAGATTTCTTAAGCacttattattaaattgatagtATTCCATCCAAGAGTCTTCTTGTTAGTGACTcatactcaatttttttttattaaatgatattcttgtaatttatttatgtagTATATATAGTCTAACACCTTTTTTACTTggaagtcatttttttttatcatgtggCATAGACTCTAGAATCCTTACTAGACCATTGAGTGTTTTTGAGACTTTGatatcatatttaatttgatagtggaatttaagttttatttgatagaCTTAAGTTTAGTTCGTTGTGgtcttttcttaatgttttatattattttattttcttataatcacATGATGTGGGATAATCTCTAGTAATATATTATCTATGAATTCATCTTGTATGAGAGAGGAAAGAACAATGTTGTGCATCTCATTATTCAAAAGTAAAAACTTGTAATTTGTCCCATGAGTTTTGCAATAAAGAagtaattttaacaaaaatcatagaaaacaatagtaatattttcttgttcatagTGAATTTTAAAACCTCCTCTCTCTAAAAGCTAATAAAATAGCTTTAATCACATATTTAACTAATCCTGGCTAGATAACCTTCCTGGTGGTGCGTTTTACTCAAACAGACTAAATTGTGTCTGTCTGGGCCATAGCCTAAAtgggttaaaataaaatataaaaaaaacaatccatttAAGTTATGGTCTAaatgaattgaaattaaaaaaaaaacaagaaaaaaaaaccagtctATTTGGACCATAACCtacacaaatcaaaacaaattaaaaacatttgcataaattatttaatactcCACTTTCACCAATGCAAAAAGACTTCTTTCTATCTTTATGTACACAACATGTAGAGAAGGAAATAGGGAAGGAAATATGCATTACAATGCTTGATATGGCATAAAAGAATAGAGATGAAAGACAAAtagaagaataataaaaaaaagaatgaatggaTCATAAAGGACACTTTTATTTTCAACACCCTCAGCACTATTGGAAAGAGCTTGATGAGATGATTTCTCAAACACCTTGAAGGTTTCCAACACCACTAGCATCTAAAGGAGATAGCACCACCTACTCTCCTAGTAATTCATTGcatgaataagaagaagaaaaataaaaataaaaattgactaTTTGGGCTTTAATTCAAATGACCAAATGTTTGCTAACCCAAACAGCTAGCCCTTACcatctctcttctcttcacttatattttctctctcaCACATTCTCTCTCCTCCTTCCTCTCATATATCTTttgtctctttctctttttcacCACATTAATTATCCATTATGtatatatctaaatatttttttcaatctctaaGGAGTCAAAACATAGAACTAATGCACACAATATTTTCTTATGATGGTTGACAGCATCTTTTCTAGCCAATGATCAACATTGCAAACACAAATCACTTTCCATGTAAATTAGTCAACTATTTCTTCATTCTAGCCAATGTATCACTCACATTCACCTATTTCTTCACCAATAAAGTGCAAGGTACTACAACCAATTATGGAAACTAATGTTTTCACCAATTATGAAACTCTTTACATCTCATAATGAGTGTGACCAAGGTCCATAAATACCTTGGAATACCAGGAAAACCCCAATAGGGTGTAAGCTTCTTAGACTAGACACTTCAaacacaatatatttttttatccattctttcatacattattttcttctcataCCCCTATTGACTTAAGTATCAAATAGTCTCCTATTCTACaaggagtttattttttttggataaccAAGCCTATACACCAAGCTCATATTCAAGTCCATATGTCTTAGCCTAGGATCACAGCTCGTGgaaaacctattttttatgaaagtttCTTCACGAGTTCATTAGGGGTATAATTTGTGGGAAATTGAACTAAAAACTAGATTATcacctttcataaaaaaatattttccattggTGATGAATCTCTAAGACGAAAGAGAGTAACTAATTTCATCACTAAGTAGGAAAATCTCAACAAGCTCAAGATATTGCGAATACATATAAAACATGAGAAGCATTATAGAGCTTGTCATATAAGATAGTGATGCAATGTGTAAAGTTTTTCAAACAACATAATGTAGATATGCTCGTGTATGGTATTATAGAGATATCAAAAATAACACCATAAAGATCTTCTCTATCACACATAGAGAAGATGAGAGCACTATAACCTATCTTTAAAGGTCCAAAGAGGAAATGTTCAACGTGGAAAGACTAGTTAAACCTATTTCCTAAGAAGCTTTGATTAACGGGCTTTATACCTTTGATTAAATAGTGAATGAAAAATTCTATTAGAATGGAAGAAGTCAACGTAACTAGTATTCTCAACATCACTAGTCTCTAACTAGATTATCTAAAATGAGCATCAAATGACACATTTATGATCGTTTGACATTCTCTAAGCTTCTGACTACCTCTCTAACCACCACATAGACTGAGATGCTAGCTGTTAATAGAGGGAAATAATTTATGCAATATCCTTATCCCATTAAAAATGGTGTAAACACAAGGAACACTAAtaagttttattcttttttttatcatgatcatGGGCATGACATAAAGAATGTCAtgccttaaaaaaaagatagaaaatctGATCATCAAAGGTTATTTTCACCAATtcataaaaaaggaaacaaaacctGAGAATAAAAGGATGAAAGTCTGCACACTTGATGATTTACCTCAAATTAAATAATCCTTGAATTAGCTCTaggaattttatcttttatcttttcaaatctttaataaaaataatgatttttcttcATATCTTCATTGTCTCTAATAAAAAcctacattaaaatatttaaatatatatctatTAAAATCTTTACAACGAGATCTTTTGTCTCCATGCATGTCTATAAAAAAATCCCCATGCCAAGTCTTTGTATCTTTAAATATGTCTTAGTTAAATCTATTTATATGTCTCCAATGTCTCCAAAATGATTAAGGATCCTTATCCAGGTTTCCATGATTACTTATCTCCAAAATGATCAAAGATCCTTCTCAAAAgaatattattagaaatttacataaataaagCTTTCATGCAGACACTTCATAAGACATAAATAGGTAAACATTCAAATGGCTAGCATGGTAACATTCTCTTATCCACATCAGGTAAAATTTATATCTTAGTTATTTTCTTCCTTCACTTCTGCTAGTTAAGTCTTTTAAACATGTCTATTTGAAAGACATAGTGGTGTATATGATGatgcacattaaaaaatatatatgtttgggCTATGACCCAAACAAgctgacataaaaaaaaattatatttgggccatgtcccaaatagactaaaataaaaacaattacataaAACATTTCACCCCTTACTTTCACCCATGTAAAAACACATTTCCCTACCTTTATATACACATGCATGAAAAGAAGGAAATGGGGCTgaaatattcattataatattGATATGTcatgagaggagagaaaaataaagaaaagaaaaaagaatgaaagaatggGCCACTAAAGACATGTCGGAACTTTTTGGAAACAActtgattatataattttaaaaacaccttaaaagaCCATATTTTGTTGCAAAAGCGGGTTGTACATACAACCTAAAAGCGACAACACTATCCATTATCTTGACACTTATAATGTATGCACCAaggagaaaataataaatataaaagtcaGATGTTTGGGCAGACCCATATGGTTAGCGTTCATCCTGTAACGCTCTGAATTTCCACAATATTAAAGAATACTTTGAGTATTGAACATCAAAGAAACAtaaggtcatttttttttcattcatttaacATCAATAAATTGTATTGACATTTTATCCACCTAGTTATATtcttatcatattatttaactCATCTCTAGTCTTTATCTCAATCATACAACTATGATTTATGTCTCTTAATTTCTatcataatttcaataaaatatccTCTATTCGTGTccctaaaataattattctcttCATATATAACACTTGTTTATCAACCGGTGGATATATAAATCCAACAATGTCTTTTAGTCCTTTTATTGtaatacaatttaattataaaatttatttattacaacCACTTTACTACAATATCCTTTATAGAGCGGGTTatttagtgttttctttttgtaggaagaagaagaagaagaagaataagagggGGAGGGAATTCTCATTTATAACTTATTTATATTTGTGGACTGAATAatctttttcataaataatgatGTGTCAACATTTTGATATAATTGTCAATGaaactcttatttatttatttatttatttatttattttagttttgcaATAGTGGTGGCTGAAATACAAGAAAGATGTGAGAGAGAGTGaaggagaaaagaaataatgaaagaaaggaaagtgaAATGAGGGCTTGAGTCTAACTAAattgtgttaataaaaaaaagttattatattattcgTTTGACTTATGCTattctttgaattttgtttttgctattatgctaagtttcaaaaaaagaaaaaagaaaaagggagagagagagcttgGACTGGCCCTTGGTTCCTCTAACAATAGTGCATGGTACATTGCCCAATTTGTCATCTTTCAAGATTATTTATGGATTGTTTGAGAGTGTAGTCGTTGTTACttgttaaagtattttttacttgaaaatatattaaaataaaattattttatttaaaaaaattatttttgacatcaacaaatcaaaattatttgaaaacgctaaaaaaaatttaatttaaagcaaagaaaaaaattagaaattttttaaaatactttatatatatatatatatatatatatatatatatatatatatatatgggcctgtttggaagtgtggttataattgctttttaaagtgtttttcattacaaaatatattaaaaaattaaattttttattttttaaaaattatttttgaaatcagcataccaaatctatttaaaatatataaaaaagtaatttttaacataataaaatttaaattattttaaaatatagattgGATTCACCGTCAATTATTACTGGCGTATCCTAGCATTACGCTACACATTTCCTTCTATCCTAGCATTTATTATTGTCAGGCTGGTACTAGATTCTCGTACATGCATTATTGTCCTTTCCTAGCATTACTTTGTAGTCCTTGTCAGGCATTGATTGGATGACTTCCGATAAGATATCTCAGGCACTTCCCGACAGACAAATTCATGTGTGTCCGACAAAACGAATACTACAAATTTAAAGATGGTATAAGAAGATGAATCAcattcttgaattattttttaaaggatttttagGATAGATTTATTAGAGTTATATGTGGAGATAGTTCAATTCTTAAAATCAACACTCTACTTTCTATTTAATGTCTAGTTTTAATGCAATTACTCTAAATCATTCTAAGAActccaataatttaaattaaaaagaaaaaaaaatatttctttaattaaagatCCATCCCactatcaatgtttttttttctattttgataaaACGATATCTTTTTCTTATCAGaagaatatttcttttaaaaagatgaCTAACCATAATCTAAAAAGTAagctttaacataaaaaaacatgttttataattttcatacaGCTggatgaaaaaacaatcattaatttatgtaaactatataaaaaaattaataataaaaaataacaaaataaatattctattctcattgaatattcataagtgaattttcttaaaagattataaataaagctattgttaatattaccataaaaatcttaaatcttatttaaaaaatatagcataataggatgattttttatatatcatgttaataattcTATTTAAATAGGACAAGGAAGAAAGTTATATGGCCTAAATAATAAAGCCCAGGAGCACCAATGACTATAAGGCTAGGGCTAGGTGCACTTgggcttttttaaaaatatcaagtcTATGCACTTGACTTATTAAAACAAGTTGAAGTGCacttaagttatttaaaaaataataataaaggataagaTGTGTTGTCTAGGTAGATGATATTTTTGCCACTTCTAGAGGTTGTAAAAATGAAGTCTAGGTATTTTAAACCTATAAcccaaatttcaaccttttgtttttgcaagaaaaaaaaaccttaaaaacacCATATTAACTTTAATAACCCTATTTTCAACCTAAAACAACCATACATTAGTCTAAAGACTCAAATTCAAactgaatcaaaataaattctcagggttttgatctttatttttttacatgattgAAGGATGAAGTCATCTCCATCTCAATGCTGAACCTATTGAAATTAATGTTGACTTGTTTTGTGattgaattattttgttcaaaatTTTTCTCACTCACCTTATTTCTATAACTTTCTTTTTACTCCTCCAACACTCAAGAATtgcaacatgataaaaataaagttttagacCAAAACATAAACACTTAAAATTAAAGGGTTtagaacaaaagaaagagaaaattacATAGACTAAACTATGCATTTCCACGCGTAAAAAATGCATTGTTGATGAACTCTCAATCCACAATGCATTAAATGTTAGTGCATAGTATTTTTGGTTATATATTGCAACTTTAGAGGGGgactaaatgatttttttttaataaaagaaacccCTTTAACTTCCCTGCCCTTAATATACATAAATTTTATCttccatttctctttttgaaaccctaaaaaaaaccttcaaacgatatcatttcaataaaagatgattttttcATCGATCTAGTTTGGGCCAAACCTTAGATCAATAAGTTACTGGGTTGACTTGCTAAGTTATGCTAGGTCTTATAATTATGCTCTCAGgtttcaatgttttttcttcgtctcttgaaaaaataaacaacattgttccacctttcctcttttttttttcatttcctttatttgtttgttttttttttcgtattTAGGTTGAGCTAGTCTTTTGCCTTCAGCATGGGGTTTGAACTAGCAATCTTGGACCTATTtccctgcatttttttttcatttcatttttctatttccCAAGTTTTTTCCTTGTtctataaaatatgaaaatatgcCAAATGacttgaaatttcatttaaaaaatacaaaatgaaataaacctttaaaaaccata
Coding sequences within it:
- the LOC133669379 gene encoding bark storage protein A, with translation MSTVNMAALLLLGLLLVMPQQSMQASLIDPIAEIEKSNCRIAHLRLGLVFTSDVNERALQDSGLYSPDSEDSSVDIAGRRFHSGTLNGSSIVYVKTGSHSVNMATTLQILLARFSIHGVIYFGNAGSLDKKTMVPGDVSVPQAVAFTGVWNWKKFGSEKGKLVFGDFNYPENGENLLGTVEYEKINMFSPSEAPKEVFWLPITKSWYNAATEALKDMKLRKCYSDKCLPGKPKVVFGSKSSTSDFYVRNKAYGDFLNDNFDAKTADTASASVALTSLSNEKLFVVFQGVSNVAGETSSNSGVSYLASYNAFLAATKFINSIPTPRLACE